Proteins from a single region of Streptomyces griseiscabiei:
- a CDS encoding oxidoreductase: MSEGPGIRDDGDLPDDLTAAEAGMWQAFRNGSVYDLRDGDIAVDDPHGGHPWGPERTVRARIVAWLLLDGPPALAGRVSALKLVGVQIKGVLELAGGQVVPYVEMRGCRFEKEILVPEARFTTVRLVDCSVPRLEAARLHTEGDLHLPRCRFHNGVRLADAHIGTDLLLNQAIVYRDRHGRSLSADGLTVAQDVQAEMLESHGELSLRGATVGASLSLRGSRLANPYDRLALNAPQLTVERTLYLTPAGVGNPLHTSGSTPARGTRVQRFECQGGIRLDDGRFGDSVDLERARFTFTDEQELSLRRVQVPELRFLGERPERGKVVLSGARVGVLIDRADSWPGPGNLHMGGFQYESLVPRDKFPLTRRLEWVAAATAEYSPEPYERLATVLRAGGDDEGAREVLLAKQRHRRENLPLAAKLWGYAQDWTVAYGYRPGRAAVWMAVLWALTSYAFSHADHPPMKQGEHPQWSPSLFALDLLLPVIDLGQAGYWQLRGGWQWLAAVVIILGWILATTVAAGATRLLSRN, translated from the coding sequence GTGAGTGAGGGGCCCGGCATCCGGGACGACGGGGACCTGCCGGACGACCTGACGGCCGCCGAGGCGGGCATGTGGCAGGCGTTCCGCAACGGCAGTGTGTACGACCTGCGTGACGGCGACATCGCCGTGGACGATCCGCACGGCGGCCACCCCTGGGGGCCCGAGCGGACCGTGCGGGCCCGGATCGTGGCCTGGCTGCTGCTGGACGGACCGCCGGCGCTGGCCGGGCGGGTGTCCGCGCTCAAGCTGGTGGGCGTCCAGATCAAGGGCGTCCTGGAGCTGGCGGGCGGCCAGGTGGTGCCGTACGTGGAGATGCGGGGCTGCCGGTTCGAGAAGGAGATCCTGGTTCCGGAGGCCCGGTTCACGACCGTACGGCTGGTGGACTGCTCGGTGCCCCGGCTGGAGGCGGCCCGGCTGCACACGGAGGGCGATCTGCATCTGCCGCGCTGCCGGTTCCACAACGGGGTGCGGCTCGCGGACGCGCACATCGGCACCGATCTGCTGCTCAACCAGGCGATCGTCTACCGCGACCGGCACGGCCGCTCACTCTCCGCCGACGGGCTGACCGTCGCCCAGGACGTGCAGGCGGAGATGCTGGAGTCGCACGGCGAGCTGAGCCTGCGCGGCGCGACCGTCGGCGCCTCGCTCAGCCTGCGCGGCAGCCGGCTCGCCAACCCGTACGACCGCCTCGCCCTGAACGCACCCCAGCTGACCGTCGAACGGACGCTCTATCTGACCCCGGCGGGCGTGGGCAACCCGCTGCACACCAGCGGCAGCACGCCCGCGCGCGGCACGCGGGTGCAGCGCTTCGAGTGCCAGGGCGGGATCCGGCTGGACGACGGGCGGTTCGGCGACTCCGTCGACCTGGAGCGCGCCAGGTTCACCTTCACGGATGAACAGGAGCTGTCGCTGCGCCGCGTCCAGGTGCCGGAGCTGCGGTTCCTCGGGGAGCGGCCGGAGCGCGGCAAGGTCGTCCTGTCCGGCGCCCGGGTCGGCGTCCTGATCGACCGGGCGGACAGCTGGCCGGGTCCGGGCAACCTCCACATGGGCGGCTTCCAGTACGAGAGCCTCGTACCGCGCGACAAGTTCCCGCTGACCAGGCGGCTGGAGTGGGTGGCGGCGGCGACCGCCGAGTACAGCCCGGAGCCGTACGAGCGGCTGGCGACCGTGCTGCGGGCCGGCGGGGACGACGAGGGCGCCCGCGAGGTGCTCCTCGCCAAACAGCGCCACCGCCGGGAGAACCTGCCGCTCGCGGCCAAGCTGTGGGGCTACGCGCAGGACTGGACGGTCGCCTACGGGTACCGGCCGGGCCGGGCCGCGGTGTGGATGGCGGTGCTGTGGGCGCTGACCTCGTACGCCTTCTCGCACGCCGACCATCCGCCGATGAAGCAGGGCGAGCACCCGCAGTGGAGCCCGTCCCTGTTCGCCCTGGACCTGCTGCTGCCGGTCATCGACCTCGGCCAAGCCGGCTATTGGCAGCTGCGCGGTGGCTGGCAGTGGCTCGCGGCGGTGGTGATCATCCTGGGCTGGATCCTCGCGACGACGGTGGCGGCGGGCGCCACCCGGCTCCTCAGCCGGAACTGA
- a CDS encoding ABC transporter ATP-binding protein, which translates to MSTRTAQAIRHGGDVVCAVRGLTKTYPATRGRRGTPGTPEVRANDAVTLDVRRGEIFGLLGPNGAGKTTLVRQLTGLMRPDDGTVEILGHDIVRHPERAARILAYLGQESTALDELTVALAAETTGRLRGLEVRRARAERDAVLEELGLTELASRPLKKLSGGQRRLACFATALVGERPLLVLDEPTSGMDPVARRAVWAAVDRRRDRSGTTVLLVTHNVIEAETVLDRVAVLDQGRVIACDTPAGLKEQVAGEVRVELVWREKAPLDVPEVAALRPRAVESGRRWTLRLAPEEARAVVATVTGGAAFVALDDFTLATPSLEDVYLALGGSAGSAQGLVKG; encoded by the coding sequence GTGAGCACGCGTACGGCACAGGCGATCCGGCATGGTGGGGACGTCGTGTGCGCTGTGCGGGGACTCACCAAGACATATCCGGCGACGCGCGGGCGGCGGGGTACGCCGGGGACCCCCGAGGTGCGGGCCAACGACGCGGTGACGCTGGACGTCCGGCGCGGGGAGATCTTCGGTCTGCTCGGGCCCAACGGGGCCGGCAAGACCACGCTCGTACGGCAGCTGACCGGGCTGATGCGGCCCGACGACGGCACCGTCGAGATCCTGGGCCACGACATCGTGCGGCACCCGGAGCGGGCCGCGCGGATCCTCGCCTATCTGGGGCAGGAGTCGACCGCCCTGGACGAACTGACCGTGGCGCTCGCCGCCGAGACCACCGGGCGGCTGCGCGGCCTGGAGGTACGGCGGGCACGGGCCGAGCGGGACGCCGTGCTGGAGGAGCTGGGGCTGACCGAGCTGGCCTCGCGCCCCCTGAAGAAGCTCTCCGGCGGACAGCGGCGGCTCGCCTGCTTCGCCACCGCGCTCGTCGGGGAACGGCCCCTGCTCGTGCTCGACGAGCCCACCAGCGGCATGGACCCGGTGGCCCGGCGCGCCGTCTGGGCCGCCGTCGACCGGCGGCGCGACCGCTCCGGCACCACCGTTCTGCTGGTCACCCACAACGTCATCGAGGCGGAGACCGTGCTCGACCGGGTCGCCGTCCTCGACCAGGGGCGCGTCATCGCCTGCGACACGCCGGCCGGACTGAAGGAGCAGGTCGCGGGCGAGGTCCGCGTCGAGCTGGTGTGGCGGGAGAAGGCACCGCTGGACGTGCCCGAGGTCGCGGCCCTGCGCCCGCGCGCGGTGGAGTCCGGACGTCGCTGGACGCTCCGGCTCGCGCCCGAGGAGGCGCGCGCCGTGGTGGCCACGGTCACCGGGGGCGCCGCCTTCGTGGCGCTCGACGACTTCACCCTCGCCACGCCGAGCCTGGAGGATGTCTACCTGGCACTCGGCGGCAGCGCGGGCAGCGCCCAGGGACTGGTCAAGGGGTGA
- a CDS encoding NYN domain-containing protein: MDRCIVLVDAGYLLGAAASLLAGEPSRSRITVDHAALIQGLRERAEADTERPLLRIYWFDGAPDRVPQPEHRRLRVMPRVTVRLGALTRSDGRWAQKGVDAAMHAELTELARNRACSDVVLVTGDGDLLPGMMAAKEHGVAVHLWAVQAADGDYNQSEDLVAEADERRVLDRAWITKAVRAKDLGGICAPQPVPRPEIAAILSAPLPESALAAAAERAPGEPEHASAAGAARNGAEERASAPKGVPTPKDLAAMRGPGAHAVQHPATATLRWSSDKGWVDRPGGAAEPPEAAAMPTLAQLTTAEQRWADREEDITTVGGDPFEVGQVFARRWMARLTDQVHLQKLSTMYPRVPHRVDGELLRYAARFGLLAHKDDQIDEHDRYAIRAGFWREIDVRTTSGGSASAS; this comes from the coding sequence GTGGACCGCTGCATCGTCCTGGTGGACGCCGGGTATCTGCTCGGCGCGGCCGCCAGCCTCCTCGCCGGGGAACCCTCCCGCTCCCGTATCACCGTCGATCACGCCGCCCTCATCCAGGGGCTGCGCGAGCGCGCCGAGGCCGACACCGAGCGGCCGTTGCTGCGCATCTACTGGTTCGACGGCGCCCCCGACCGCGTCCCGCAGCCCGAGCACCGCAGACTGCGGGTGATGCCCCGGGTGACGGTCCGGCTGGGCGCGCTGACGCGCAGCGACGGACGGTGGGCGCAGAAGGGCGTGGACGCCGCCATGCACGCCGAACTGACCGAGCTGGCCCGCAACCGCGCCTGCTCCGACGTGGTCCTGGTGACCGGCGACGGAGATCTGCTGCCCGGCATGATGGCCGCCAAGGAACACGGGGTCGCCGTCCATCTGTGGGCCGTGCAGGCCGCCGACGGCGACTACAACCAGTCCGAGGACCTGGTCGCCGAGGCCGACGAGCGGCGGGTGCTCGACCGTGCCTGGATCACCAAGGCCGTACGGGCCAAGGACCTCGGCGGGATCTGCGCGCCGCAGCCGGTGCCGCGGCCCGAGATCGCCGCGATCCTGTCGGCGCCGCTGCCCGAGTCGGCCCTCGCGGCCGCCGCCGAGCGGGCGCCCGGGGAGCCCGAGCACGCCTCCGCGGCCGGTGCCGCGCGCAACGGCGCCGAGGAGCGGGCGTCGGCGCCCAAGGGCGTGCCCACGCCGAAGGATCTCGCGGCCATGCGCGGCCCCGGGGCGCACGCCGTGCAGCACCCGGCGACCGCGACCCTGCGGTGGTCCTCCGACAAGGGCTGGGTGGACCGGCCCGGGGGCGCGGCGGAACCGCCGGAGGCGGCGGCCATGCCGACGCTCGCCCAGCTGACGACGGCGGAGCAGCGGTGGGCCGACCGGGAGGAGGACATCACGACCGTGGGGGGCGACCCCTTCGAGGTCGGGCAGGTGTTCGCCCGGCGGTGGATGGCCCGGCTGACCGACCAGGTCCATCTGCAGAAGCTGTCGACGATGTATCCGCGGGTGCCGCACCGGGTGGACGGTGAGCTGCTGCGCTACGCGGCGCGGTTCGGGCTGCTGGCGCACAAGGACGATCAGATCGACGAGCACGACCGGTACGCGATCCGGGCCGGGTTCTGGCGGGAGATCGATGTGCGGACCACCTCGGGCGGTAGTGCGAGCGCCTCATAG
- a CDS encoding LON peptidase substrate-binding domain-containing protein → MTTVRLPLFPLNSVLYPGLVLPLNIFEERYRAMMRELLKTPEDQPRRFAVVAIRDGHEVAPSAPGMPDPTAQPDRGPTAGFGDEPTKAFHSVGCVADAATIRERDNGTFEVLATGTSRVRLLSVDASGPFLVADLEELPEDAGDEAGALAEGVLRAFRQYQKRLAGARERSLSTGADLPDEPAVVSYLVAAAMMLDTPAKQRLLQAPDTASRLRDELKLLRAESAIIRSLPSLPASELTRGPTSLN, encoded by the coding sequence GTGACCACCGTCCGGCTGCCGCTCTTCCCCCTGAACTCGGTGTTGTACCCGGGGCTCGTGCTTCCTCTGAACATCTTCGAGGAGCGCTATCGCGCCATGATGCGCGAGTTGCTGAAGACCCCCGAGGACCAACCCCGCCGCTTCGCCGTCGTCGCCATCCGCGACGGCCACGAGGTCGCGCCGAGCGCCCCCGGCATGCCGGATCCGACCGCGCAGCCCGACCGGGGGCCGACCGCCGGTTTCGGCGACGAGCCGACGAAGGCGTTCCACTCCGTGGGCTGTGTCGCGGACGCGGCGACCATCCGGGAGCGGGACAACGGCACGTTCGAGGTGCTCGCGACCGGCACCAGCCGGGTGCGTCTGCTCTCGGTGGACGCCTCGGGGCCGTTCCTGGTGGCGGACCTGGAGGAACTGCCGGAGGACGCCGGCGACGAGGCGGGCGCCCTCGCCGAGGGGGTCCTGCGGGCGTTCCGCCAGTATCAGAAGCGGCTCGCTGGTGCCCGGGAACGCTCGCTGTCGACGGGGGCGGACCTCCCGGACGAGCCGGCCGTCGTCTCGTATCTCGTCGCGGCGGCGATGATGCTCGACACGCCCGCCAAGCAGCGGCTCCTGCAGGCCCCCGACACCGCGTCCCGGCTGCGCGACGAGCTGAAACTCCTGCGCGCCGAGTCCGCGATCATCCGTAGTCTGCCGTCGTTGCCCGCGTCGGAGCTGACGCGGGGCCCGACCAGCCTCAACTGA
- the hisD gene encoding histidinol dehydrogenase, which yields MISRIDLRGDALPEGPALRDLLPRADFDVSAALEKVRPICEAVHHRGDAALIDFAEKFDGVRLTSVRVPAEALTRALEELDPAVRAALEESIRRARIVHREQRRSTHTTQVVPGGTVTEKWVPVERVGLYAPGGRSVYPSSVIMNVVPAQEAGVPSIALASPAQADFDGLPHPTILAACALLGVDEVYAAGGATAVAMFAYGTESCPPANMVTGPGNIWVAAAKRYFTGVIGIDSEAGPTEIAVLADDTADPVHVAADLISQAEHDPLAAAVLVTDSVALADAVEKELGPQVEATKHIEDRIRPSLAGRQSAIVLVDGVDEGLRVVNAYGAEHLEIQTADPAAVAERVVNAGAIFIGPWAPVSLGDYAAGSNHVLPTGGCACHSSGLSVQSFLRGIHIVDYTEDALAEVAHHVVTLAEAEDLPAHGAAIKARFGWKVPGK from the coding sequence GTGATCTCCCGAATCGATCTGCGCGGCGACGCCCTCCCGGAGGGACCCGCTCTGCGCGACCTGCTGCCCCGAGCCGACTTCGACGTCTCGGCCGCCCTGGAGAAGGTGCGTCCGATCTGCGAGGCCGTGCATCATCGGGGCGACGCGGCGCTGATCGACTTCGCGGAGAAGTTCGACGGCGTGCGCCTGACCTCCGTACGGGTCCCGGCCGAGGCCCTCACGCGCGCGCTGGAGGAGCTCGACCCGGCCGTCCGCGCGGCCCTGGAGGAGTCGATCCGCCGCGCCCGTATCGTCCACCGCGAGCAGCGCCGCTCCACCCACACCACCCAGGTGGTCCCCGGCGGCACCGTCACCGAGAAGTGGGTCCCGGTCGAGCGCGTCGGCCTCTACGCCCCCGGCGGCCGGTCCGTGTACCCCTCCTCGGTGATCATGAACGTGGTCCCGGCGCAGGAGGCCGGTGTCCCCTCGATCGCCCTCGCCTCCCCGGCACAGGCCGACTTCGACGGGCTTCCGCACCCCACGATCCTGGCCGCCTGCGCGCTGCTCGGCGTCGACGAGGTGTACGCCGCCGGTGGCGCCACCGCCGTCGCGATGTTCGCGTACGGCACCGAGTCCTGCCCGCCGGCCAACATGGTCACCGGGCCGGGCAACATCTGGGTGGCCGCCGCCAAGCGGTACTTCACCGGCGTCATCGGCATCGACTCCGAGGCGGGCCCGACCGAGATCGCGGTCCTCGCGGACGACACCGCCGACCCGGTGCACGTCGCCGCCGACCTGATCAGCCAGGCCGAGCACGACCCGCTGGCCGCCGCCGTGCTCGTCACCGACTCCGTCGCGCTCGCCGACGCCGTCGAGAAGGAGCTGGGGCCGCAGGTCGAGGCCACCAAGCACATCGAGGACCGGATCCGCCCCTCGCTGGCCGGACGGCAGTCCGCGATCGTCCTGGTCGACGGCGTCGACGAGGGCCTGCGGGTCGTCAACGCGTACGGCGCCGAGCACCTGGAGATCCAGACGGCCGACCCCGCGGCGGTCGCCGAGCGCGTCGTCAACGCGGGCGCGATCTTCATCGGCCCCTGGGCGCCGGTCTCCCTGGGCGACTACGCGGCCGGCTCCAACCACGTGCTCCCCACCGGCGGTTGCGCCTGCCACTCCTCCGGTCTGTCCGTCCAGTCCTTCCTGCGCGGCATCCACATCGTCGACTACACCGAGGACGCGCTGGCCGAGGTCGCGCACCACGTGGTCACGCTCGCGGAGGCGGAGGACCTGCCCGCGCACGGCGCGGCGATCAAGGCTCGGTTCGGCTGGAAGGTACCTGGTAAGTGA
- a CDS encoding ABC transporter permease, with protein MSVVPAEILPGKALAAQERVERGAAELGPRARLWPSLCAVYVAQLSRARVARIPLLFVATFQSIGIMILMRGVVDGGAEAHAVVAGSAVLVVAFVALNLLAQYFGQLRSSGGLDHYATLPVPPAAVVLGAAGAYASFTVPGTVVTAVFGCVLFGLPLTHLWVLAAVIPLAGAALAGLGAALGLLAPRPELATVLGQLGMSAALLLGVLPADRMPGFVQFARDLLPSTYGVEALARTFGPDPDWAFVLGDLAVCAGVGVVSLAVATWAYRRAAVR; from the coding sequence GTGAGTGTCGTACCCGCCGAGATCCTGCCGGGCAAGGCCCTGGCCGCACAGGAGCGCGTGGAGCGCGGAGCCGCCGAGCTGGGGCCCCGCGCGCGCCTGTGGCCGTCGCTGTGCGCGGTGTACGTGGCGCAGCTCTCCCGGGCGCGGGTCGCACGGATCCCCCTGCTGTTCGTGGCCACCTTCCAGTCGATCGGGATCATGATCCTGATGCGTGGAGTGGTGGACGGCGGAGCCGAGGCGCACGCGGTGGTCGCCGGTTCGGCCGTGCTCGTCGTCGCCTTCGTCGCGCTGAACCTGCTGGCCCAGTACTTCGGGCAGCTGCGCTCCAGCGGCGGGCTCGACCACTACGCGACGCTGCCCGTGCCGCCCGCGGCCGTGGTGCTCGGCGCGGCCGGCGCGTACGCCTCCTTCACCGTCCCCGGCACCGTGGTCACCGCCGTCTTCGGCTGTGTCCTCTTCGGGCTGCCGCTGACCCATCTCTGGGTGCTCGCCGCCGTGATCCCGCTCGCCGGGGCCGCGCTCGCCGGGCTGGGTGCCGCGCTCGGCCTGCTCGCCCCGCGCCCCGAACTCGCCACCGTGCTCGGACAGCTCGGCATGTCGGCCGCGCTGCTCCTCGGCGTGCTGCCGGCCGACCGGATGCCGGGCTTCGTCCAGTTCGCGCGGGATCTGCTGCCCTCGACCTACGGTGTGGAGGCGCTCGCGCGGACGTTCGGGCCGGACCCCGACTGGGCGTTCGTGCTCGGCGACCTCGCCGTGTGCGCCGGGGTCGGGGTGGTCTCGCTCGCCGTCGCCACCTGGGCGTACCGGCGGGCCGCCGTCCGGTGA
- the ybaK gene encoding Cys-tRNA(Pro) deacylase — protein sequence MAKKPKKQQAGGTPATVALTAAGVAYTVHAYEHDPAHPSYGDEAAEAMGVSPERVFKTLVADVDGALVVAVVPVAGSLDLKSLATAVGGKRAAMADPVLAERTTGYVRGGISPLGQRKKLRTVLDASADGHATVCVSAGRRGLEVELAPGDLAKLTDAVTAPIARA from the coding sequence ATGGCGAAGAAGCCGAAGAAGCAGCAGGCGGGCGGCACGCCCGCGACGGTGGCCCTCACCGCGGCGGGCGTGGCGTACACCGTGCACGCGTACGAGCACGACCCGGCGCATCCGTCCTACGGCGACGAGGCGGCCGAGGCGATGGGCGTGTCGCCCGAGCGGGTCTTCAAGACGCTGGTGGCGGACGTGGACGGCGCGCTGGTGGTCGCGGTCGTGCCGGTGGCGGGGTCGCTGGACCTGAAGTCGCTGGCGACGGCGGTCGGCGGCAAGCGGGCGGCGATGGCCGACCCGGTGCTCGCGGAGCGCACGACGGGGTACGTCCGGGGCGGTATCTCCCCGCTCGGCCAGCGCAAGAAGCTCCGCACGGTGCTGGACGCGTCGGCGGACGGCCACGCCACGGTGTGCGTCTCCGCCGGGCGCCGCGGTCTGGAGGTGGAGCTGGCTCCGGGGGACCTCGCGAAGCTCACGGATGCGGTGACCGCGCCGATCGCTCGCGCGTGA
- a CDS encoding DUF2567 domain-containing protein, producing MTAPLTPPPPPHDQSPNDPWASPPTSGGGEDALWYEPEKQAGPGLRTELIEAAVVTVVMALLGGVLLGLLWWWLAPHVPLVSDGSAVYFKDTEGEQAVGVDGTFTLLALGAGAVSGLVVFLLRRRGGVPLVVALLVGGLLGAVLAWRLGVWLGPGTDVAARAKEVGQGVTFSAPLKLAAKGALLAWPLAGLLVHLGLTALFGPRDPEPMEHEPVLGAS from the coding sequence GTGACCGCACCGTTGACGCCCCCTCCGCCGCCGCACGACCAGTCCCCGAACGACCCGTGGGCATCACCGCCCACCAGCGGTGGGGGCGAGGACGCGCTCTGGTACGAGCCGGAGAAGCAGGCCGGGCCCGGCCTGCGGACCGAACTGATCGAGGCCGCCGTCGTCACCGTGGTCATGGCCCTGCTCGGGGGCGTGCTGCTCGGTCTGCTCTGGTGGTGGCTGGCGCCGCACGTACCGCTCGTCTCCGACGGTTCGGCGGTCTACTTCAAGGACACCGAGGGCGAACAGGCCGTCGGTGTGGACGGGACGTTCACTCTGCTGGCCCTGGGCGCCGGTGCGGTGAGCGGGCTCGTCGTCTTCCTGCTGCGTCGGCGCGGCGGGGTGCCGCTGGTCGTGGCGCTCCTGGTGGGCGGGCTGCTGGGGGCCGTGCTGGCGTGGCGGCTCGGGGTGTGGCTCGGGCCCGGCACGGATGTCGCGGCGAGGGCGAAGGAGGTCGGGCAGGGGGTGACCTTCTCGGCACCGCTGAAGCTCGCTGCGAAGGGGGCGTTGCTGGCGTGGCCGCTGGCGGGGCTGTTGGTGCACCTCGGGTTGACGGCGCTGTTCGGGCCGCGTGATCCGGAGCCGATGGAGCACGAGCCGGTGTTGGGCGCCTCATAG
- a CDS encoding histidinol-phosphate transaminase has protein sequence MSFGIDDLPVRDELRGKSPYGAPQLDVPVRLNTNENPYPLPEPLVERIAERVREAARHLNRYPDRDAVELRTRLAEYLTKTSGHGVDLTNVWAANGSNEVIQQLLQTFGGPGRTAIGFEPSYSMHGLIARGTGTGWISGPRNDDFTIDLAAAERAIAEHRPDVVFVTTPNNPTGNAVPRETVLALYEAAQAAGPSMVVVDEAYIEFSHGDSLLPLLAGRPNLVVSRTMSKAFGAAGLRLGYLAAHPAVVDAVQLVRLPYHLSAVTQATALAALEHTDTLLGYVEQLKTERDRLVAELRALGYAVTESDANFVQFGRFENAHEVWRKILDRGVLVRDNGVPGWLRVTAGTPAENDAFLDAVRELKKETDV, from the coding sequence GTGAGCTTCGGAATCGACGATCTTCCCGTACGGGACGAACTGCGCGGCAAGAGCCCGTACGGCGCCCCCCAGCTCGACGTCCCCGTACGCCTGAACACCAACGAGAACCCCTACCCGCTGCCCGAACCGCTGGTCGAGCGGATCGCCGAGCGGGTGCGGGAGGCGGCCCGGCACCTCAACCGCTACCCCGACCGGGACGCGGTGGAGCTGCGGACACGGCTCGCCGAGTATCTGACGAAGACGTCGGGCCACGGTGTCGACCTGACAAACGTTTGGGCGGCCAACGGCTCCAACGAGGTCATCCAGCAACTGCTCCAGACCTTCGGCGGGCCCGGCCGTACCGCGATCGGCTTCGAGCCCTCGTACTCCATGCACGGGCTCATCGCGCGCGGCACCGGCACCGGCTGGATCTCCGGTCCGCGGAACGACGACTTCACGATCGACCTCGCCGCCGCCGAGCGGGCCATCGCCGAGCACCGCCCGGACGTCGTCTTCGTCACCACCCCCAACAACCCCACGGGCAACGCGGTCCCACGCGAGACCGTGCTCGCGCTGTACGAGGCGGCCCAGGCCGCGGGGCCGTCCATGGTCGTGGTCGACGAGGCGTACATCGAGTTCAGCCACGGCGACTCGCTGCTGCCGCTGCTCGCCGGACGCCCGAACCTCGTCGTCTCCCGGACGATGTCCAAGGCCTTCGGCGCGGCCGGTCTGCGCCTCGGCTATCTCGCCGCGCACCCGGCGGTCGTGGACGCGGTCCAGCTCGTCCGGCTGCCGTACCACCTCTCCGCCGTCACCCAGGCGACCGCGCTGGCCGCCCTGGAGCACACCGACACCCTCCTCGGCTATGTCGAACAGCTGAAGACGGAGCGGGACCGGCTGGTCGCCGAACTGCGTGCCCTCGGCTACGCGGTGACCGAGTCCGACGCCAACTTCGTGCAGTTCGGCAGGTTCGAGAACGCGCACGAGGTCTGGCGGAAGATCCTCGACCGGGGCGTCCTGGTCCGGGACAACGGTGTGCCGGGATGGCTGCGGGTCACCGCCGGAACCCCCGCCGAGAACGACGCGTTCCTCGACGCGGTACGTGAACTGAAGAAGGAGACGGACGTATGA